ACAGCCATGTCACTACTACCATGGTTTATACCCATGTGCTCAAACAAGGCGGTTTGGGCGTCCGCAGCCCGTTGGACCGATAACGCCGGTCAAGTTAAAAAGCCGCAGCAATTAGTTGCGGCTTTTTAATGCTTTTAAACATGTTCTCAGGCGCATCTCTCGTCCGGCACGCAAGTCTCGGGCCCGTCATAGACCATCCCGTCGCGCAGTTCCACCGAGCGGTGGGCCATCCGGGCCAGGTTGGGATTATGGGTGACCAGGATCACGGTCAGGCCTTCCCGTTTGTTCAGTTCTCCCAGCAGCACCCCGATCTCGCTGCTGCGCTTGGTGTCCAGGTTGCCGGTAGGCTCGTCGGCCAGCAGGATCCGGGGCTTGTTGACCAGGGCCCGGGCGATGGCCACCCGCTGCATCTCGCCGCCCGAGATCTGCCCCGGCAGGTGATGCCTGCGGTGGTCGATGCCCAGCATCTTCAGGATCCCGTCCACCCCCTGCTCGGCCCCGGGCTTTTTGTAGAAGGTGAAGGGCAGCGCCACGTTCTCCAGCACGGTCAGGGTGGGGATCAGATAGAACTTCTGGAAGACGTAGCCGAACAGGTCCCGGCGGACCCTGGTCAGGTCGGCCTCGGACAGGGTCTTGCCCTCGGAAAAGATATCGCGTCCATCCACCCGCAGGCGCCCGGTGCTGGGATTGTCCAAACAGCCCAGGATATTGATCAGCGTGGTCTTGCCGCTGCCCGAGGGCCCGACGAAGGAGATGAACTCGCCCGGCTTGATGGAAAGGGAAACGCCGTTGACGGCCGGGATCTCTTCGCTGCCGCGACGGTAGATCTTTTTCAGATCGTGGGCTGCGATGGAAAATTTATCGGTCATGATCAGTCCTTGTTTTTTGCCTGGTTCATGTTGGCCGTCATCACGAGACGGGTAATCTGTATTTGCGGGCGAAGTGATCCGGCAATATGGATTGCGTCGTTTGTCGTGGCGGGAAGGACTCCAATGACACTACCAGAGCGTTGTCTCAATCCGTCTCGCTGCGGATGGCCTCCAGCGGCCGGACCCGGCCGGCCCGCCATGAGGGATAGATGCCGCTCACTAAACCGATCAGGGTCACTACCCCGAAGGTCAAAAGTACCAGCGAGGCGTCGATCCGCACCAGGCCGCCGGTGGGGGTGTAGGGCAGCAGGCCCCGGATCAGGGCCTCGGTCAACTTGGCGGTCAGCAGGGCCAGGCCGGTGCCGATGAATCCTCCCGACAGGCACAGAATCAGGGTCTCCAGCCAGATCAGCTTGAAAATGTCCGAGGCCATGGCCCCCATGGATTTCAGTATCCCGATCTCCTGAAGGCGCTCCATAACCGACATCAGGATGGTGTTGACCACCCCGACGATGGCGATCAGGATGGCGATTACCGCGATGGAGAAAACCATCACCTTGGCGGTGGAGACCAGGGACATGATGGTCTGCTTCACCTGGGCCAGGCTGACCACCTGCACGTCCGGCAGGGTGTACATCCGTTCCTCGAACTTGGCGATGTTGGCTTCCTTTTTGATCTTGATGCCGATGCCGGTCAGCTCGCCCTGCCGGCCGAATATTTTCTGAGCGGTGCCGATCGGCAGGAAAATAGTGCCGTCATCCTGGGTGCCTGAACGTTTGTGGATGCCGACCACGGTGAGCTCGACGTTCTTTTCCGGGATCAGGTATTTGTCGCCGACCTCGCGCTGCTCCAACTCGGCCGCCTCGTAACCCATCACCGCCTCGTAAGCGTTGGGATCGGTAAACCATTTCCCCTGCTTGAATTCCAATACGGTTTTCATGGCGGGAAAGGTGGCCGGGTCCACGCCAAGAAAGGCGGTGATCCCGCCGCTTTCGCCCTTGTTGGGGTCGAACACCGCCTGCATCAGCATCAACGTCACCTTGTCCACTTCCGGCTGTTTGGCGATGGAGTCGGCGATGGCGGATTTCAGGTAGCGCAGGCCGGTGCCGCCTTTCAGCATCAATGTAGCGGCCTCGTAGGGACAGCCCTTGGCGGTGACCAGCATCTGGAAGCCCAGGTTGTCGATGTCCGAATTGAGCGAGGCCTCATAGCCTTTGTTGAAGCCCAGCAGGCTTATCAGCACCCAGGCGGCCAGGGCGATGCCCACGATGGTCAACCCGCTGCGGGATTTCTTGCGCAACAGGTTCTTGTAGGCGACTTGGAAAATGTTGATCATGTAAAATCTCTTATATATATTGACATAATGTTTTAAATATATTATAATATAAGCGAGGTAAATTAAATGGCTTATATAAGATACTCACCGTTAGGAAGACGCGTTGACTCTCAAAGAGAATATTTTGAGGATTTAATTCTCAAAGTTCTTTTTGATGCATATTTTGGTATGTTCAGCAATGCAGACATACCAGTGAGTCTAAGACTTTTAAGTCAAAGCGCTGGGTTAGACATCCAAAGAACCCGCGCTATTTGTGATTATCTTGTTAAAAAGAGCTTGGTTGAGCGCGTTATAAGCGGGCAGCAGCCTTTTTATAAAATTTCTCCAGAAGGGATTAGGCTTGTTGAAATCGAGCAAAGATAAATATTATCCAAAATTTTATCACGATGATTGGATAAAACAAGCTGATCGTGATTTCGAAATTGCTAAGATAGCCTTTACTAAGCGCTATTATGAATGGGCAATATATGCCAGTCAACAAGCATGTGAAAAAAGTTTAAAGTCAATACTTCATTTACTTAATCAAAAACATGAAATATTATTACAAACTCATTCAATACAAGATTTAATTGATTTATTGCCTACCGAATTCTCAAAATTTAACAAATATTTAAAAAGTAACAAAACACCTAACAAATTGTGTGCAACAATTGACCAACATATCACCCGATGTAGATATCCCGTGCCGTTTAAGAA
The genomic region above belongs to candidate division TA06 bacterium and contains:
- a CDS encoding ABC transporter permease; its protein translation is MINIFQVAYKNLLRKKSRSGLTIVGIALAAWVLISLLGFNKGYEASLNSDIDNLGFQMLVTAKGCPYEAATLMLKGGTGLRYLKSAIADSIAKQPEVDKVTLMLMQAVFDPNKGESGGITAFLGVDPATFPAMKTVLEFKQGKWFTDPNAYEAVMGYEAAELEQREVGDKYLIPEKNVELTVVGIHKRSGTQDDGTIFLPIGTAQKIFGRQGELTGIGIKIKKEANIAKFEERMYTLPDVQVVSLAQVKQTIMSLVSTAKVMVFSIAVIAILIAIVGVVNTILMSVMERLQEIGILKSMGAMASDIFKLIWLETLILCLSGGFIGTGLALLTAKLTEALIRGLLPYTPTGGLVRIDASLVLLTFGVVTLIGLVSGIYPSWRAGRVRPLEAIRSETD
- a CDS encoding HEPN domain-containing protein; translation: MKSSKDKYYPKFYHDDWIKQADRDFEIAKIAFTKRYYEWAIYASQQACEKSLKSILHLLNQKHEILLQTHSIQDLIDLLPTEFSKFNKYLKSNKTPNKLCATIDQHITRCRYPVPFKKNSSPGAIYKKKDAEEVMNISRDIIEICKAHISKIEILFNNI
- a CDS encoding ABC transporter ATP-binding protein, which encodes MTDKFSIAAHDLKKIYRRGSEEIPAVNGVSLSIKPGEFISFVGPSGSGKTTLINILGCLDNPSTGRLRVDGRDIFSEGKTLSEADLTRVRRDLFGYVFQKFYLIPTLTVLENVALPFTFYKKPGAEQGVDGILKMLGIDHRRHHLPGQISGGEMQRVAIARALVNKPRILLADEPTGNLDTKRSSEIGVLLGELNKREGLTVILVTHNPNLARMAHRSVELRDGMVYDGPETCVPDERCA